In one window of Bos mutus isolate GX-2022 chromosome 13, NWIPB_WYAK_1.1, whole genome shotgun sequence DNA:
- the DUSP15 gene encoding dual specificity protein phosphatase 15 isoform X3, translating to MSHPSLCCSKKHFKECINFIHCCRLNGGNCLVHCFAGISRSTTIVTAYVMTVTGLSWRDVLEAIKATRPIANPNPGFRQQLEEFGWGSSRKLRRQLEERFGESPFRDEEEVRALLPLCKRCRQGSATAAASPAPNSTASEGTLQRLVPRSPREAHRPLPLLARVKQTFSCLPRCLSRKGSK from the exons ATGAGTCACCCCAGCCTCTGTTGCAG CAAAAAGCACTTCAAGGAATGTATCAACTTCATCCACTGTTGCCGCCTCAATGGGGGAAACTGCCTTGTACACTG CTTTGCAGGCATCTCCCGAAGCACCACCATCGTGACGGCGTATGTGATGACTGTGACGGGGCTAAGCTGGAGGGACGTGCTTGAAGCCATCAAGGCCACCCGGCCCATTGCCAACCCCAACCCAGGCTTTAGGCAGCAGCTTGAGGAGTTTGGCTGGGGCAGTTCCCGGAAG CTTCGCCGGCAGCTGGAGGAGCGCTTCGGCGAGAGCCCTTTCCGCGACGAGGAGGAGGTGCGCGCGCTGCTGCCGCTGTGCAAGCGCTGCCGGCAGGGCTCGGCGACCGCGGCCGCTTCCCCGGCGCCCAACTCCACGGCCTCGGAGGGGACCTTGCAGCGCCTGGTGCCGCGCTCGCCCCGGGAGGCCCACCGGCCGCTGCCGCTGTTGGCGCGCGTCAAGCAGACTTTCTCCTGCCTCCCGCGGTGTCTGTCCCGCAAAGGCAGCAAGTGA
- the DUSP15 gene encoding dual specificity protein phosphatase 15 isoform X2 has product MVLPGLYLGNFIDAKDTDQLGRNKITHIISIHESPQPLLQDITYLRISVADAPEVPIKKHFKECINFIHCCRLNGGNCLVHCFAGISRSTTIVTAYVMTVTGLSWRDVLEAIKATRPIANPNPGFRQQLEEFGWGSSRKLRRQLEERFGESPFRDEEEVRALLPLCKRCRQGSATAAASPAPNSTASEGTLQRLVPRSPREAHRPLPLLARVKQTFSCLPRCLSRKGSK; this is encoded by the exons ATG GTACTTCCTGGACTCTACCTCGGAAACTTCATTG ATGCCAAAGACACAGATCAGCTAGGCCGGAATAAGATCACACACATCATCTCCATTCATGAGTCACCCCAGCCTCTGTTGCAG GACATAACCTACCTTCGCATCTCAGTGGCCGACGCCCCTGAGGTACCCAT CAAAAAGCACTTCAAGGAATGTATCAACTTCATCCACTGTTGCCGCCTCAATGGGGGAAACTGCCTTGTACACTG CTTTGCAGGCATCTCCCGAAGCACCACCATCGTGACGGCGTATGTGATGACTGTGACGGGGCTAAGCTGGAGGGACGTGCTTGAAGCCATCAAGGCCACCCGGCCCATTGCCAACCCCAACCCAGGCTTTAGGCAGCAGCTTGAGGAGTTTGGCTGGGGCAGTTCCCGGAAG CTTCGCCGGCAGCTGGAGGAGCGCTTCGGCGAGAGCCCTTTCCGCGACGAGGAGGAGGTGCGCGCGCTGCTGCCGCTGTGCAAGCGCTGCCGGCAGGGCTCGGCGACCGCGGCCGCTTCCCCGGCGCCCAACTCCACGGCCTCGGAGGGGACCTTGCAGCGCCTGGTGCCGCGCTCGCCCCGGGAGGCCCACCGGCCGCTGCCGCTGTTGGCGCGCGTCAAGCAGACTTTCTCCTGCCTCCCGCGGTGTCTGTCCCGCAAAGGCAGCAAGTGA
- the DUSP15 gene encoding dual specificity protein phosphatase 15 isoform X1 yields MGNGMTKVLPGLYLGNFIDAKDTDQLGRNKITHIISIHESPQPLLQDITYLRISVADAPEVPIKKHFKECINFIHCCRLNGGNCLVHCFAGISRSTTIVTAYVMTVTGLSWRDVLEAIKATRPIANPNPGFRQQLEEFGWGSSRKLRRQLEERFGESPFRDEEEVRALLPLCKRCRQGSATAAASPAPNSTASEGTLQRLVPRSPREAHRPLPLLARVKQTFSCLPRCLSRKGSK; encoded by the exons ATGGGGAATGGTATGACCAAG GTACTTCCTGGACTCTACCTCGGAAACTTCATTG ATGCCAAAGACACAGATCAGCTAGGCCGGAATAAGATCACACACATCATCTCCATTCATGAGTCACCCCAGCCTCTGTTGCAG GACATAACCTACCTTCGCATCTCAGTGGCCGACGCCCCTGAGGTACCCAT CAAAAAGCACTTCAAGGAATGTATCAACTTCATCCACTGTTGCCGCCTCAATGGGGGAAACTGCCTTGTACACTG CTTTGCAGGCATCTCCCGAAGCACCACCATCGTGACGGCGTATGTGATGACTGTGACGGGGCTAAGCTGGAGGGACGTGCTTGAAGCCATCAAGGCCACCCGGCCCATTGCCAACCCCAACCCAGGCTTTAGGCAGCAGCTTGAGGAGTTTGGCTGGGGCAGTTCCCGGAAG CTTCGCCGGCAGCTGGAGGAGCGCTTCGGCGAGAGCCCTTTCCGCGACGAGGAGGAGGTGCGCGCGCTGCTGCCGCTGTGCAAGCGCTGCCGGCAGGGCTCGGCGACCGCGGCCGCTTCCCCGGCGCCCAACTCCACGGCCTCGGAGGGGACCTTGCAGCGCCTGGTGCCGCGCTCGCCCCGGGAGGCCCACCGGCCGCTGCCGCTGTTGGCGCGCGTCAAGCAGACTTTCTCCTGCCTCCCGCGGTGTCTGTCCCGCAAAGGCAGCAAGTGA